AAAGGAGCGTATCTCGGCCGTTGCTTGCATTCATTCTTCAGACTTAGTGCGCCGACCATCCAAATCGTGATCCAATCGGCCAGTAAACGAAGCAGTACTTTCCAATAACACTCTTGGCCGGGATGGCGCCCCACGCCCGGGAATCCAGGCTGTTCATGGTGTTATCGCCCATCACCAGGTAGGATTTTGGAGGAACCATCACACCGCCGGGTTTGTCGAGAAAATAAGGGGCAAGAAATTCGGAATTGACGTGACCTGAGTAATGACTCTCACGCGGTGGCTCTTTCGGATTGAAGGAATACACGGCGTCAAAACGCGGAACCGAAGCATCAAGGCGCCTGTCGTCGACAATGAGATGGCGATCACTGCCCATCTGCACGCGTTCGCCGCCGAGTGCGACCAGCCTTTTCACATAGAATTGATCATCGGGGATGTGAAAGGCTTCGCGCTGAGCTTCGGGTATGCCTTTGGTCTCAAACACGATGATTTCCCCGCGCTCTGGACGACGAAAATTGTAGGTCAGCCGGTCAACAAACAGATGATCGCCGGCAAACACTTTGGTTTTAAGGATGGTGTCGCCTTTGTGGTAAAGATGTCGAGGCTTCACGCCAGCGTAATCGAGCAGGAAGATATCCGATGGGTTTTCTGCGAAGCGCCTTGGCGGCAGTCCTTCCGGTGGCGACCAAATCGTGTACCAGTGGCCGCCTACTTTGAACCGCTGGCGTTTTATGAACGGTAAGAGGCCTTGCACGGGCTCGATTTGCTCCAACATACCGTCGGCTTGCGC
The window above is part of the Candidatus Angelobacter sp. genome. Proteins encoded here:
- the lepB gene encoding signal peptidase I codes for the protein MRGIVNAQRDQLDPHALEHMSLAVFAVRSQLAVNADPRLLVGPIADLERAAARWLRPYPHQRLRENVEVVLVAAAAAVGIHTFFFKPFKIPTGSMQPTLYGITAENLLDLPNAEIPTPLRRFFEHWLNGYVYYQQVAQADGMLEQIEPVQGLLPFIKRQRFKVGGHWYTIWSPPEGLPPRRFAENPSDIFLLDYAGVKPRHLYHKGDTILKTKVFAGDHLFVDRLTYNFRRPERGEIIVFETKGIPEAQREAFHIPDDQFYVKRLVALGGERVQMGSDRHLIVDDRRLDASVPRFDAVYSFNPKEPPRESHYSGHVNSEFLAPYFLDKPGGVMVPPKSYLVMGDNTMNSLDSRAWGAIPAKSVIGKYCFVYWPIGSRFGWSAH